From Anopheles arabiensis isolate DONGOLA chromosome 3, AaraD3, whole genome shotgun sequence, a single genomic window includes:
- the LOC120900587 gene encoding myosin heavy chain, muscle isoform X5, whose protein sequence is MPKPPVQVGEDPDPTEFLFVSLEQKRIDQSKPYDSKKACWVPEEKEGYVLGEIKATKGELVTVALPGGETKDFKKDLVSQVNPPKYEKCEDMSNLTYLNDASVLHNLRQRYYAKLIYTYSGLFCVVINPYKRYPLYTNRCAKMYRGKRRNEVPPHLFAVSDGAYVNMLTNHENQSMLITGESGAGKTENTKKVIAYFATIGASGKKDENAEKKGSLEDQVVQTNPVLEAFGNAKTVRNDNSSRFGKFIRIHFTGSGKLAGADIETYLLEKARVISQQTLERSYHIFYQIMSGSVKGLKEKCLLSNNIHDYHIVAQGKTTIPSVDDGEEMQITDEAFNVLGFTQEEKDNIYRITSAVMHMGRMQFKQKGREEQAEADGTEDGDRVAKLLGVGTDDLYKNLLKPRIKVGNEFVTKGQNKDQVTNSVGALCKGIFDRLFKWLVKKCNETLDTKQKRAQFIGVLDIAGFEIFDFNGFEQLCINFTNEKLQQFFNHHMFVLEQEEYKKEGINWAFIDFGMDLLACVELIEKPMGILSILEEESMFPKATDQTFAEKLMTNHLGKSAPFMKPRPPKPGIPAGHFAIGHYAGVVSYNITGWLEKNKDPLNDTVVDQFKKGSNALMVEIFADHPGQSADPAAAKGGRGKKGAGFATVSSSYKEQLNNLMTTLKSTQPHFVRCIIPNEMKTAGVVDAHLVMHQLTCNGVLEGIRICRKGFPNRMMYPDFKLRYLILAPAAMQAETEGKKAAEKCFEAIGLDPDSYRIGHTKVFFRAGVLGQMEEFRDERLSKIMSWMQAWCRGYLSRKEFKKMQEQRVSLEIVQRNLRKYLKLRTWAWWKLWQKVKPLLNVSRVEDQIAKLEEKATKAQEAYEKEEKLRKELEALNSKLLAEKTALLDSLSGEKGALQEYQEKAAKLTAQKNDLENQLRDTQERLAQEEDARNQLFQTKKKLEQEIGSQKKDAEDLELQIQKIEQDKASKDHQIRNLNDEIAHQDELINKLNKEKKMQGEVNQKTAEELQAAEDKVNHLNKVKAKLEQTLDELEDSLEREKKLRGDVEKAKRKVEGDLKLTQEAVADLERNKKELEQTVLRKDKEISALSAKLEDEQSLVGKLQKQIKELQARIEELEEEVEAERQARAKAEKQRADLARELEELGERLEEAGGATSAQIELNKKREAELAKLRRDLEEANIQHEGTLANLRKKHNDAVAEMAEQVDQLNKLKTKAEHDRANMYNELNNTRTACDQLSREKAAQEKIAKQLQHTLNEVQSKLDETNRTLNDFDASKKKLSIENSDLLRQLEDAESQVSQLSKIKISLTQQLEDTKRLADEEARERATLLGKFRNLEHDLDNLREQVEEEAEGKGDIQRQLSKANAEAQLWRSKYESEGVARAEELEEAKRKLQARLAEAEETIESLNQKCIALEKTKQRLATEVEDLQLEVDRASSIANAAEKKQKAFDKIIGEWKLKVDDLAAELDASQKECRNYSTELFRLKGAYEEGQEQLEAVRRENKNLADEVKDLLDQIGEGGRNIHEIEKSRKRLEAEKDELQAALEEAEAALEQEENKVLRAQLELSQVRQEIDRRIQEKEEEFENTRKNHQRALDSMQASLEAEAKGKAEALRMKKKLEADINELEIALDHANKANAEAQKNIKRYQQQLKDVQSALEEEQRARDDAREQLGISERRANALQNELEESRTLLEQADRGRRQAEQELSDAHEQLNEVSAQNASIAAAKRKLESELQTLHSDLDELLNEAKNSEEKAKKAMVDAARLADELRAEQDHAQTQEKLRKALEQQIKELQVRLDEAESNALKGGKKAIQKLEQRVRELESELDSEQRRHADAQKNLRKSERRIKELTFQSEEDRKNHERMQDLVDKLQQKIKTYKRQIEEAEEIAALNLAKFRKAQQELEEAEERADIAEQAATKFRTKGGRAGSVQRGASPAPQRQPSAMPALAGLNLPTFDDHGF, encoded by the exons ATGCCGAAGCCACCAGTTCAGGTCGGAGAGGATCCCGATCCAACTGAGTTCCTTTTCGTCTCGCTCGAGCAGAAGCGTATCGATCAGAGCAAGCCGTACGATTCCAAGAAGGCTTGCTGGGTTCCGGAAGAGAAGGAGGGCTATGTGTTGGGTGAAATCAAGGCCACCAAGGGTGAGCTGGTCACCGTTGCCCTGCCCGGTGGTGAG ACCAAGGACTTCAAGAAGGACTTGGTGTCCCAGGTCAACCCACCGAAATACGAGAAATGCGAGGATATGTCCAACTTGACATATCTTAACGATGCCTCTGTACTCCATAACTTGAGACAGAGATACTACGCTAAGCTTATCTAC ACCTACTCGGGCTTGTTCTGCGTTGTCATCAACCCGTACAAGCGTTACCCGCTGTATACCAACCGTTGCGCCAAGATGTACCGTGGCAAGCGCCGTAATGAAGTGCCGCCGCATCTGTTCGCCGTCTCTGACGGTGCCTACGTCAACATGTTGACGAACCACGAGAACCAGTCTATGCTGATTACCGGTGAATCTGGTGCCGGAAAGACTGAGAACACCAAGAAGGTCATTGCGTACTTCGCCACCATTGGCGCTTCGGGCAAGAAGGACGAAAACGCCGAGAAGAAGGGCTCGCTGGAAGATCAGGTCGTCCAGACTAACCCCGTACTTGAGGCCTTCGGTAACGCCAAGACCGTCCGTAACGATAACTCGTCTCGTTTC GGTAAGTTCATCCGTATCCACTTCACTGGAAGCGGTAAGCTGGCTGGTGCCGATATTGAGACATACCTGCTGGAGAAGGCCCGTGTCATCTCGCAGCAGACTCTGGAGCGCTCGTACCACATCTTCTACCAGATTATGTCTGGATCCGTCAAGGGATTGAAAG AAAAATGTTTACTCTCCAATAACATCCATGACTACCATATCGTGGCCCAGGGCAAAACGACAATCCCGAGCGTAGACGATGGAGAAGAAATGCAGATCACCGAT GAAGCCTTCAACGTTCTGGGTTTCACTCAGGAGGAGAAGGACAACATCTACCGTATCACCTCCGCTGTCATGCACATGGGTCGTATGCAGTTCAAGCAGAAGGGTCGCGAAGAGCAGGCTGAGGCTGACGGTACCGAGGATGGTGACCGTGTTGCTAAGCTGCTCGGTGTCGGCACTGACGATCTGTACAAGAATCTGCTGAAGCCACGTATTAAGGTCGGTAACGAGTTCGTCACCAAGGGTCAGAACAAGGACCAGGTCACCAACTCGGTCGGTGCCCTTTGCAAGGGTATCTTCGATCGTCTCTTCAAGTGGCTGGTCAAGAAGTGTAACGAGACTCTGGACACCAAGCAGAAGCGCGCTCAGTTCATTGGTGTGCTGGATATTGCAGGTTTCGAAATCTTCGAC TTCAACGGTTTCGAGCAGCTCTGTATTAACTTCACCAATGAGAAGCTGCAGCAGTTCTTCAACCACCACATGTTTGTACTGGAGCAGGAAGAATACAAGAAAGAGGGTATCAACTGGGCCTTCATCGATTTCGGTATGGACTTGCTGGCCTGTGTCGAGCTGATCGAAAAG CCCATGGGTATCCTGTCGATTCTTGAGGAAGAGTCTATGTTCCCGAAGGCCACTGATCAGACCTTCGCTGAGAAGCTGATGACGAACCATCTCGGCAAGTCGGCTCCGTTCATGAAGCCGCGCCCACCGAAGCCAGGCATCCCGGCCGGTCACTTCGCCATTGGTCACTACGCTGGTGTTGTGTCGTACAACATCACTGGATGGCTTGAGAAGAACAAGGATCCGCTGAACGACACTGTCGTCGACCAGTTCAAGAAGGGTAGCAACGCCCTGATGGTTGAGATCTTCGCTGATCACCCAGGCCAGTCGGCTGATCCGGCCGCCGCCAAGGGAGGTCGTGGCAAGAAGGGTGCTGGTTTCGCCACTGTCTCGTCCTCGTACAAGGAACAGCTGAACAACCTGATGACGACGCTGAAGTCTACTCAGCCTCACTTCGTCCGTTGTATCATTCCCAACGAAATGAAGACGGCCGGTGTCGTTGATGCTCACTTGGTCATGCACCAGCTGACTTGTAACGGTGTACTTGAAGGTATCCGTATTTGCCGTAAGGGCTTCCCTAACCGCATGATGTACCCTGACTTCAAGCTACG TTATCTGATCTTGGCCCCAGCAGCCATGCAGGCTGAGACTGAGGGCAAGAAGGCTGCCGAGAAGTGCTTCGAAGCTATCGGTCTGGACCCCGACTCCTACcgtattggtcacaccaag GTGTTCTTCCGTGCCGGTGTCCTGGGTCAGATGGAGGAGTTCCGTGATGAGCGTCTCAGCAAGATCATGTCCTGGATGCAGGCTTGGTGCCGCGGTTACCTGTCGCGTAAGGAGTTCAAGAAGATGCAGGAGCAGCGCGTCTCCCTGGAGATCGTCCAGCGCAATCTGCGCAAGTACCTGAAGCTGCGTACCTGGGCCTGGTGGAAGCTGTGGCAGAAGGTCAAGCCTCTGCTTAACGTCTCCCGTGTTGAGGACCAGATTGCT AAACTAGAAGAGAAGGCCACCAAGGCTCAGGAGGCCTATGAGAAGGAAGAGAAGCTGCGCAAGGAGCTGGAGGCCCTCAACAGCAAGCTGCTGGCTGAGAAGACCGCTCTCTTGGACTCGCTGTCCGGTGAGAAGGGTGCTCTCCAGGAATACCAGGAGAAGGCCGCCAAGCTGACCGCCCAGAAGAACGACCTGGAGAACCAGCTGCGC GACACCCAGGAGCGCCTGGCCCAGGAAGAGGATGCCCGCAACCAGCTCTTCCAGACCAAGAAGAAGTTGGAGCAGGAAATCGGCAGCCAGAAGAAGGATGCTGAGGACCTGGAACTGCAGATCCAGAAGATTGAGCAGGACAAGGCCTCGAAGGATCACCAGATCCGCAACTTGAATGATGAGATCGCCCACCAGGATGAGCTCATCAACAAGCTGAACAAGGAGAAGAAGATGCAGGGTGAGGTCAACCAGAAGACCGCCGAAGAGCTGCAGGCCGCCGAAGACAAGGTGAACCACCTGAACAAGGTAAAGGCCAAGCTGGAGCAGACTCTGGATGAGCTGGAGGACTCGCTTGAGCGCGAGAAGAAGCTGCGCGGTGACGTCGAGAAGGCTAAGCGCAAGGTTGAGGGTGACCTCAAGCTGACCCAGGAGGCTGTTGCCGATCTGGAGCGCAACAAGAAGGAGCTGGAGCAGACCGTCCTGCGCAAGGATAAGGAGATCTCCGCCCTGTCTGCCAAGCTGGAAGACGAGCAGTCGCTGGTTGGCAAGCTGCAGAAGCAGATCAAGGAACTGCAGGCTCGCATTGAGGAGCTCGAGGAGGAAGTCGAGGCCGAGCGTCAGGCCCGCGCCAAGGCTGAGAAGCAGCGTGCTGATCTGGCCCGCGAGCTCGAGGAGCTGGGCGAGCGTCTGGAGGAGGCTGGCGGTGCCACCTCGGCCCAGATTGAGCTGAACAAGAAGCGTGAGGCTGAGCTGGCTAAGCTGCGCCGCGATCTGGAGGAAGCCAACATCCAGCATGAGGGCACTCTGGCTAACCTGCGCAAGAAGCACAACGATGCCGTCGCTGAGATGGCCGAGCAGGTCGATCAGCTGAACAAACTGAAGACCAA GGCTGAACATGACCGCGCTAACATGTACAATGAGCTGAACAACACTCGTACTGCCTGCGATCAGCTGTCCCGCGAAAAG GCCGCCCAGGAGAAGATCGccaagcagctgcagcacacTCTGAACGAAGTACAAAGCAAGTTGGACGAAACCAACCGCACTCTGAACGATTTCGATGCCTCCAAGAAGAAGCTGTCGATCGAGAACTCCGATCTGCTGCGCCAGCTGGAGGACGCCGAGTCGCAGGTGTCGCAGCTGAGCAAGATCAAGATCTCGCTCACTCAGCAGCTCGAGGATACCAAGCGTCTTGCCGACGAGGAGGCTCGCGAGCGCGCCACCCTGCTGGGCAAGTTCCGCAACCTGGAGCACGACCTGGACAACCTGCGCGAGCAGGTTGAGGAGGAGGCTGAGGGCAAGGGAGACATCCAGCGCCAGCTCAGCAAGGCCAACGCTGAGGCTCAGCTGTGGCGCAGCAAGTACGAGTCGGAGGGCGTTGCCCGTGCCGAGGAGCTCGAGGAGGCCAAGCGTAAGCTGCAGGCCCGCCTTGCCGAGGCTGAGGAGACCATCGAGTCGCTGAACCAGAAGTGCATTGCACTGGAGAAGACCAAGCAGCGCCTGGCCACCGAGGTCGAGGATCTGCAGCTCGAGGTTGACCGTGCCTCGTCGATTGCCAACGCTGCtgagaagaagcagaaggcgTTCGACAAGATCATTGGAGAATGGAAGCTGAAGGTCGACGATCTGGCCGCCGAGCTGGATGCCTCGCAGAAGGAGTGCCGCAACTACTCGACCGAGCTGTTCCGTCTGAAGGGTGCCTACGAGGAGGGCCAGGAGCAGCTTGAAGCCGTCCGCCGTGAGAACAAGAACTTGGCCGATGAGGTCAAGGATCTGCTGGACCAGATCGGTGAGGGTGGCCGCAACATCCACGAGATCGAGAAGTCGCGCAAGCGCCTGGAGGCCGAGAAGGACGAGCTGCAGGCCGCCCTCGAGGAGGCTGAAGCCGCCCTGGAGCAGGAGGAGAACAAGGTTCTGCGTGCTCAGCTTGAACTGTCTCAGGTCCGTCAAGAAATTGACCGCCGCATCCAGGAGAAGGAAGAAGAGTTCGAGAACACTCGCAAGAACCACCAGCGCGCCCTGGACTCGATGCAGGCTTCCCTGGAGGCCGAAGCCAAGGGCAAGGCCGAGGCTCTGCGTATGAAGAAGAAGCTGGAAGCCGACATCAACGAGCTGGAGATTGCTCTGGATCACGCCAACAAG GCTAACGCTGAGGCCCAGAAGAACATCAAGcgctaccagcagcagctgaaggaCGTCCAGAGCGCCCTGGAGGAGGAACAGCGCGCCCGCGACGATGCCCGCGAGCAGCTGGGTATCTCGGAGCGCCGTGCCAACGCTCTCCAGAACGAACTGGAGGAGTCGCGCACCCTGTTGGAGCAGGCCGACCGTGGCCGTCGCCAGGCCGAGCAGGAGCTCAGCGATGCTCACGAGCAGCTGAACGAAGTGTCCGCCCAGAACGCTTCGATCGCCGCCGCCAAGAGGAAGCTCGAGTCTGAGCTGCAGACCCTGCACTCCGACCTGGATGAGCTGCTGAACGAGGCCAAGAACTCCGAGGAGAAGGCCAAGAAGGCTATGGTTGATGCCGCTCGTCTGGCTGATGAGCTGCGCGCCGAGCAGGACCATGCCCAGACCCAGGAGAAGCTGCGCAAGGCGCTTGAGCAGCAGATCAAGGAGCTGCAGGTCCGCCTGGATGAGGCCGAATCGAATGCCCTGAAGGGAGGCAAGAAGGCTATCCAGAAGCTGGAGCAGCGCGTCCGCGAGCTCGAGTCGGAGCTGGACAGCGAACAGAGACGACATGCCGATGCCCAGAAGAACCTGCGCAAGTCGGAGCGTCGCATCAAGGAGCTGACCTTCCAGTCGGAGGAAGACCGCAAGAACCACGAGCGCATGCAGGATCTGGTTGACAAGCTGCAGCAGAAGATCAAGACTTACAAGAGGCAGATTGAGGAAGCCGAGGAGATCGCCGCCCTCAACTTGGCCAAGTTCCGTAAGGCCCAGCAGGAGCTGGAGGAAGCCGAGGAGCGTGCCGACATTGCCGAACAAGCTGCCACCAAATTCCGCACCAAGGGAGGACGTGCCGGTTCCGTACAGCGTGGTGCTAGCCCAGCA CCCCAGAGACAGCCGTCTGCCATGCCTGCTCTTGCAGGACTGAACCTTCCCACATTCGACGATCACGGTTTCTAA